The following proteins are encoded in a genomic region of Glycine max cultivar Williams 82 chromosome 18, Glycine_max_v4.0, whole genome shotgun sequence:
- the LOC100778633 gene encoding RING-H2 finger protein ATL67 — MSSDHFPHLGLGYSIAIALAFLFLLSTLLLSSYLCCRHNRRRHTQTTASAAASDGGIVLPRVIFVAEDDDEDADACMVVGLDQSVINSYPRFQFNKDSDARNIINTTCSICLCEYKDSEMLRMMPECRHYFHLCCLDSWLKLNGSCPVCRNSPLPTPLSTPLQEVVPLSQYAADRRRNR; from the coding sequence ATGTCCTCTGATCACTTCCCCCACCTCGGCCTCGGCTACTCCATCGCCATAGCCCTCgccttcctcttcctcctctccACACTCCTCCTCTCCTCCTACCTATGCTGCCGCCACAACCGCCGCCGCCACACCCAAACCACCGCCTCCGCCGCCGCCTCCGACGGCGGCATCGTCCTGCCACGTGTCATATTCGTGGCGGAGGACGATGACGAGGATGCCGATGCCTGCATGGTGGTGGGGCTCGACCAGAGCGTGATAAACTCGTACCCAAGGTTCCAGTTTAACAAGGACAGCGATGCGCGGAATATTATTAACACCACGTGCTCCATATGTTTGTGCGAGTACAAGGATTCGGAGATGCTGAGGATGATGCCAGAGTGCCGCCATTACTTCCACCTATGTTGTCTCGATTCGTGGCTGAAGCTCAATGGCTCTTGCCCCGTTTGCAGAAACTCGCCGCTCCCGACGCCGCTTTCTACGCCGCTGCAGGAGGTGGTGCCGCTCTCTCAGTATGCTGCTGATAGGAGAAGAAATAGgtga
- the LOC100778096 gene encoding reticulon-like protein B5-like has translation MAEEPESTVTNGAADESLLDKITEKLHGHDSSSSSSSDSDSDSEKTVTSSVKDKVFRLFGRERPVHSVFGAGKPADVLLWRNKKISAGMLGGATAVWVLFELLEYHLLTLVCHILILLLAVLFLWSNAHTFIHKSPPRIPEFHLPEEPFLQVASALRIEVNRGFAVLHSIGSGRDLKKFLVVIASVWILSIVGNWCNFLTLFYITFILLHTVPVLYEKYDDKIDPLAEKAVIEIKKQYAVFDAKVLSKIPLGPLKAKLS, from the exons ATGGCGGAGGAACCGGAGAGCACCGTCACCAACGGCGCCGCCGACGAATCGCTGCTCGATAAGATCACCGAGAAGCTTCACGGCCACGAttcttcgtcctcttcatcTTCCGACTCCGACTCCGACTCCGAAAAAACCGTTACTTCCTCCGTTAAGGATAAGGTTTTTCGCCTCTTCGGAAGGGAGAGACCCGTTCACTCCGTTTTCGGCGCCGGAAAac CTGCTGATGTGTTATTGTGGAGGAACAAGAAAATTTCTGCTGGCATGCTTGGCGGAGCCACTGCTGTTTGGGTTCTTTTTGAGTTGCTTGAGTATCACCTTCTTACTCTGGTGTGTCACATTTTGATACTGTTGCTCGCAGTTCTGTTCTTGTGGTCCAATGCCCATACTTTCATCCACAA ATCTCCACCTCGCATTCCGGAATTTCATCTTCCAGAGGAGCCATTCCTGCAAGTTGCGTCTGCATTGAGAATTGAAGTCAACCGGGGATTTGCTGTTTTGCATAGTATTGGCTCTGGAAGGGACTTGAAGAAATTCCTAGTG GTTATTGCTAGCGTATGGATTCTGTCAATTGTGGGGAACTGGTGCAATTTCTTGACCCTGTTCTACATAA CTTTTATCTTGTTGCACACGGTTCCTGTGCTATATGAGAAGTACGATGATAAGATAGATCCACTTGCAGAGAAGGCAGTTATTGAGATTAAAAAGCAGTATGCTGTGTTTGATGCTAAGGTCTTGAGTAAGATCCCATTGGGTCCATTGAAAGCCAAGTTATCTTAG
- the LOC100794919 gene encoding golgin candidate 3, with translation MWDTIANFKENLNKIALDVHYADEDDVVFPPDVHTAAVSDRRNSHSSAHSKSLPMSPAASNGTSDHPYSPEIEQYKAEIKRLQASEAEIKALSVNYAALLKEKEDQIVRLNKENGSLKQNFEATSPASANGAYTVKGSNDQSPNPLHRFTTQMKNRYATNNGTTSTLESDASQSKMVSKHSNLRVKDKEQADMVEGKSSPTATAAVQHTHEIRKMKLELEQERKKLANIQLKFQEEEKLNKSFQEELKLLKLERDKTTNEVSKLHNELNEKISEIKRLQLELTRREDEEAGDSVDSFKRLIETLEKENTTLKLEKDELEVALKSSRMASKMSPDDSQIQIKVPSSNSDEQLPDPSKSFPGNEDLERSLHKLSKELKETQNERNKAVQELTRLKQHLLEKESEESEKMDEDIKIIEELRDSNNYLRAQIAHLERTLKQATASQEKLKMANDNEILKSREIIDDLNKKLTNCMSTIDAKNTELVNLQTALGQYYAEIEAKEHLEGDLARAKEETSKLSQLLKDADCRANVLISEKEEILAKLSQSEKVQSEWRSRVSKLEEDNSRLRRALEQSMTRLNRMSVDSDFLVDRRIVIKLLITYFQRNHSKEVLDLMVRMLGFSTEDKQRIGVAQQGPGKGVVRGVLGFPGRLVGGILGGSGSTESAANVGVDNQSFADLWVDFLLKETEEREKKESEGRDKSIDESHDKSFDINSSPPHSNQRFSTGASINSPTNQNISSHPRGYFQHSEQIGSEFSTVPLTSSDSKTTSSRLPRY, from the exons ATGTGGGACACAATCGCCAACTTCAAGGAGAACTTGAACAAAATAGCCCTCGACGTTCACTACGCCGATGAAGACGACGTCGTTTTCCCTCCCGACGTCCACACCGCCGCCGTCTCCGATCGCCGCAATTCTCACAGCTCCGCGCATTCCAAATCGCTTCCTATGTCGCCGGCTGCCTCCAACGGAACATCCGATCACCCCTACTCTCCTGAG ATAGAACAATATAAAGCAGAAATCAAGAGACTTCAAGCATCCGAGGCAGAAATTAAAGCACTATCTGTTAATTATGCAGctctattaaaagaaaaagag GATCAGATTGTTAGATTGAATAAAGAAAATGGCTCATTAAAACAGAATTTCGAGGCTACAAGTCCAGCATCTGCAAATGGTGCTTACACAGTCAAG GGAAGTAATGACCAATCACCAAATCCACTGCATAGGTTCACAACTCAAATGAAAAATCGTTATGCTACAAACAATGGAACCACATCTACTTTGGAATCTGATGCTAGTCAAAGTAAGATGGTATCTAAACATTCAAACTTACGAGTAAAGGACAAG GAGCAAGCAGATATGGTAGAGGGAAAAAGTAGTCCCACAGCCACAGCAGCAGTACAACATACTCATGAGATACGAAAAATGAAGTTGGAACTAGAGCAAGAACGCAAAAAGTTGGCAAATATTCAGCTAAAATTCCAGG AAGAAGAGAAATTGAACAAGTCTTTCCAGGAGGAGCTTAAATTGCTAAAGTTGGAAAGAGACAAA ACAACAAATGAGGTGAGCAAATTACACAATGAATTGAATGAGAAAATATCAGAAATAAAACGTCTGCAATTGGAGTTGACTAGACGAGAAGATGAAGAAGCAGGTGATTCTGTGGATAGCTTCAAAAGACTAATTGAAACTTTGGAGAAGGAAAACACTACTCTTAAG TTGGAAAAAGATGAACTTGAGGTTGCCCTCAAATCAAGTAGGATGGCTAGTAAAATGTCACCTGATGATTCTCAGATTCAGATCAAGGTTCCAAGCAGTAACAGTGAT GAGCAGTTACCAGATCCTTCCAAAAGTTTTCCAGGGAACGAAGACTTGGAAAGATCCTTACATAAGCTAAGTAAAGAATTGAAGGAAACGCAAAATGAGAGGAACAAAGCAGTACAAGAATTGACCCGTCTTAAACAGCATTTGTTAGAAAag GAATCTGAAGAGTCAGAAAAAATGGATGAGGATATCAAAATCATTGAAGAACTACGTGATAGCAATAATTATCTAAGGGCTCAAATAGCACATCTTGAAAGAACTCTGAAACAGGCAACTGCAAGTCAGGAGAAACTGAAGATGGCAAACGACAATGAAATTCTGAAGTCCAGGGAAATCATTGATGACCTCAACAAGAAGCTTACAAACTGTATGAGCACAATAGATGCTAAGAATACTGAACTTGTAAATCTACAGACAGCTCTTGGACAATATTATGCTGAAATTGAAGCTAag GAACATTTAGAAGGAGATTTGGCTCGTGCAAAGGAAGAAACATCTAAGCTTTCTCAACTGTTGAAA GATGCAGACTGCAGAGCAAATGTATTGATcagtgaaaaagaagaaattttagCAAAGCTTTCTCAATCTGAGAAGGTACAATCGGAATGGAGAAGTAGAGTAAGCAAGCTTGAAGAAGACAATTCCAGATTGAGGCGAGCTCTTGAGCAGAGTATGACACGGTTAAATAGAATGTCAGTGGATTCTGATTTTCTTGTTGACAG GCGCATTGTGATAAAATTACTGATCACTTATTTCCAGAGAAACCACAGCAAAGAG GTTTTGGATCTAATGGTTCGCATGCTGGGATTCTCTACCGAGGACAAACAAAGAATAGGTGTTGCTCAACAAGGTCCAGGAAAAGGTGTTGTCCGTGGTGTTCTTGGGTTTCCTGGCCGCCTAGTTGGAGGTATCTTGGGAGGAAGTGGTTCAACTGAATCAGCTGCAAATGTAGGAGTAGATAACCAG TCCTTTGCAGATCTGTGGGTTGATTTTCTTCTCAAGGAAacagaagaaagagagaagaaggagtCAGAAGGAAGAGATAAATCCATCGATGAGTCACATGATAAAAGTTTTGATATTAATTCTTCTCCACCACATTCCAATCAGAGGTTTAGCACTGGAGCATCAATTAACTCACCCACTAATCAAAACATCAGTTCTCACCCTCGTGGATACTTTCAGCATTCCGAACAAATTGGTTCAGAGTTCTCAACAGTTCCCCTTACATCATCAGATAGTAAAACTACTAGTTCAAGACTTCCTAGATactaa